The following coding sequences lie in one Syngnathoides biaculeatus isolate LvHL_M chromosome 16, ASM1980259v1, whole genome shotgun sequence genomic window:
- the rundc3aa gene encoding RUN domain-containing protein 3A isoform X3 has protein sequence MVRMEPGCVHRAMAMGLTSKKASARSVAVERKNLITVCRFSVKTLLEKYTAEPIDDSAEEFVNFAAILEHILSHRFKGPASWFSSDGQRSFWEYIRLACSKVQNNCIASIENIENISTSRAKGRAWIRVALMEKRLSEYVSAALRDTRTTRRFYDDGAIMLREEATVLTGMLIGLSAIDFSFCLKGETLDGKSPAVIDYTPYLKFTQSYDCLSDDEDRHSVDSSNSEESVPEHPYIPLVTDEESWSNKCRKMEQRFKIVYAQKGYLEELVRLRESQLKNVETENKRLRAKVDELASQGQREKKELEAVVLELQAQLSSLMPCDSSHLGKNFSIPLINQWAAITDRRGDVKLFRRRSFHSLEQISAEISLNSDSQRTDERQNGDTAWTSAGKDNTPSMLGLCGSLASLPSSKSLTSLKSSECLVNISAEPSPALSPS, from the exons GTTCTCGGTCAAAACGCTCCTGGAAAAGTACACGGCCGAGCCCATCGACGACTCTGCCGAGGAGTTCGTCAACTTCGCTGCCATCTTGGAGCACATCCTCAGTCACCGCTTTAAAG GCCCAGCAAGCTGGTTCAGCTCAGACGGACAGCGCAGTTTCTGGGAGTACATCCGGCTGGCCTGCAGCAAGGTGCAGAACAACTGCATTGCCAGCATCGAGAACATCGAGAACATCAGCACGTCTCGAGCCAAG ggccgAGCATGGATTCGGGTGGCGTTGATGGAGAAACGTCTGTCAGAATACGTGTCCGCTGCCCTGAGGGACACCAGAACGACCAG GAGGTTCTACGACGACGGCGCTATCATGCTGAGAGAGGAGGCGACAGTCCTGACCGGCATGCTCATCGGACTGAGCGCCATTGACTTCAG TTTCTGCCTGAAAGGGGAAACACTGGATGGCAAGTCACCAGCGGTGATCGACTACACTCCCTACCTGAAGTTCACTCAGAG CTACGACTGCCTGAGCGACGACgaggatcgccacagcgtggaCAGCAGCAACAGCGAGGAGAGCGTCCCCGAGCATCCGTACATCCCGCTGGTCACCGACGAGGAGAGCTGGAGTAACAAATGCCGCAAGATGGAGCAGCGATTCAAGATCGTGTATGCCCAGAAG GGCTACCTGGAGGAGCTGGTGCGCCTTCGCGAGTCGCAGCTGAAGAATGTGGAGACGGAGAACAAACGTCTGAGGGCCAAAGTGGACGAGCTGGCCTCGCAGGGTCAGCGCGAGAAGAAGGAGCTGGAGGCTGTCGTGCTGGAGCTGCAGGCTCAGCT GTCATCCCTCATGCCCTGTGACTCTTCCCACCTGGGAAAAAACTTTTCCATCCCGCTCATCAACCAGTGGGCTGCCATCACGGACCGCCGGGGCGACGTCAAACTCTTCCGCAG GAGGAGTTTTCATAGTTTGGAGCAAATTTCTGCCGAGATCAGCCTCAACTCGGACTCTCAAAGGACAGATGAGAGGCAGAACGGAGATACTGCCTGGACCTCAGCAG GAAAGGACAACACGCCGTCCATGTTGGGTCTGTGTGGCTCTCTGGCTTCGCTGCCGAGCTCCAAGTCGCTGACCAGCCTGAAGTCCAGCGAGTGTCTCGTGAACATCAGCGCCGAGCCCAGCCCCGCGCTTTCCCCCAGCTAA
- the LOC133514006 gene encoding autotransporter adhesin UpaG-like, which produces MGNTSITEGKTALAVGSTSIARGKTTVAMGNSSIFRGVTTTSMGDSTIQRQKTTVALGRASFSRGTTTTSFRKALMPKRRNT; this is translated from the coding sequence ATGGGCAACACGAGCATCACCGAGGGCAAGACCGCCCTGGCTGTGGGAAGCACATCCATTGCCAGGGGGAAGACCACCGTCGCCATGGGGAACTCCTCCATCTTCCGCGGAGTGACCACCACCTCCATGGGAGACTCCACGATCCAGAGGCAGAAGACCACCGTGGCTCTAGGACGGGCCAGCTTCAGCCGAGGGACCACCACCACCTCATTCCGCAAAGCGCTCATGCCCAAGCGCAGGAATACCTAG